A segment of the Sphingobacterium oryzagri genome:
TGAAAACCAACTGGGGTATCGAAACCAGCGAAGCATTTATGTGGAAAGAGACAAGAGCCGCTTACGCGCAGGCAGATATGCGGACTATCGCGTTGATGCCGCACGCCGAGGAAATTTTACAACAGTTGAAAAATGCAGGTAAACGCATTGCCTTGGTGACGTCGAGCTACCAAACGACAGTAGATACGGTGTTGGGACATCATGGTTTGCTGGGCTATTTTGAGTTTTTTATTACCAGAGAATGTGTTACACAAGCCAAGCCCAATCCGGAGCCTTATTTGCAGGCTGTATCACGATTGCAAATGCCTGTCGCGCAGATTGTAGCGGTAGAAGATACCGCAACGGGCTTGCGTGCCGCGCAGACCGCTGGCTTAGCTTGCATAGCGGTTTCCAGGCAAGCGGTAGAGCGGGCAAGACTTACCGCAGCTGACTACATTGTCGAAAATTTGCGAGAAGCGAATGATATTTTGCTATAATCGTTTTAGCAGCATCGATTATAATAATAATTACTAAATTAGGAGCCTTAATAGTACCCATATATGAATAGAAGATCAGCCATCAAGCAGCTGTTTGTTTTGGCCGGTGGGATGATGATTGCGACGTCTTGTTCGACCAACAGCAAATCAGCGTCCATCGCGCTGGAAAATATCGACTTTACGGCTTCGGATGAAGCGTTGCTTGCCGAACTCGTGGAAGCGATCATTCCTAAAACGGATAGCCCCGGGGCGAAAGAATTAAACCTGCATTTATTTGTGATGAAAATGCTCGACGATTGTCATAGTTCGGCTGATCAGGAAGCTTTTCTTCAAGGACTGAAAGATGCCTCGGAAGTATCAGGCAAATCTGCTGCGGAAATTACCGCCTATTTAAAAACACGGGGCGAGGAGGATGTTTTCCTTAAACTATTGAAGCAACACACTATTCAGGGCTATTTGAACTCAGAATATGTGATGAAAAATAAATTGATTTATGAATTGGTTCCCGGTCGATACGATGGAGCTGTAAAGGTGAATGGATAAAGATGGCAAACTTAAATATTGATTCGGAGAAGGAAAGAAGCTACGATGCTATTGTGATCGGATCGGGTATCAGCGGAGGATGGTCTGCCAAAGAACTTACCGAGCGCGGATTGAAAACGTTGGTGCTGGAGCGCGGAAGAGATGTGCAGCATGTGAAGGATTACCCGACGACAAATCTTTATCCATGGGAGTTTGAGCACCGTGGCGAAATGCCTTATGCCGTGCAACAAGAAAACCCTATCGTAAATCGTTGTTATGCATTCCACGAAGATGCCGCACATTTTTTTGTCAAAGACAAGGAACATCCGTATGTGCAGGAGAAGCCATTCGACTGGATTCGGGGTTATCAAGTTGGCGGAAAATCGTTGCTCTGGGCCAGGCAAACACAACGTTGGTCTGACTTCGATTTTGAAGGGCCGGCGCGTGATGGTTTTGCGGTTGACTGGCCGATTCGTTACGCCGATTTGGCGCCTTGGTATGATTATGTTGAGCGTTTTGCGGGTATTGCCGGAGACCGCGATGGTTTGCCCGAACTGCCAGACGGTCAATTTCTACCTGGTTATCCACTGAATGTTGTCGAAAAGTATTTTAAGCAAACTATTGAATCAAAATATCCAGCGCGGAAAGTGATTTCGGCACGCTGTGCACATATCTCTAAGCCAGAGCCGATTCATATCCAACAAGGACGAACGCAATGTCAAAACCGTACGTTGTGCCAGCGCGGCTGTCCGTTTGGCGGCTATTTCAGCTCCAACGCATCAACCTTGCCGTGGGCCGCGAAAACGGGCAATATGACGTTACGCCCGGATTCGGTGGTGCATTCCATTCTGTATGATAAAGATAAGGGTAGAGCCATTGGCGTTAAGGTGATTGATCGTAATACGAAAGAAGAGATTGATTTCTTTGCGAAGTTAATCTTTGTCAATGCGGCGGCCATCAATACCAACCTGATCTTGTTAAACTCGCGGTCCGATCGGTTTCCGAATGGTTTAGGTAACGATAGTGAAACGTTGGGTAAATATGTCGGTTTTCATAATTACAGTGCGCGGATGTATGCTGAATACGAAGGGCTGTTAGACTTTAAAACAGAAGGTCGAAACCCGGCTGGGGGCGGCTATATTCCGCGGTTTAGAAACCTGCATAAGCAAGAGACCGATTACCTGCGCGGTTATGCAGCCGGATTTGGTGCTTATCGCGGAAGCAGTGCAGACCGCAGCGGTTTGGGCGAAGACTTGAAAAATTCCTTGCTGAATCCGAAGTTAGGCAATTGGGGGGTTAGCTCACACATGATGGGTGAGACAATTCCTAAAGCATCTAACTATGTGGCGCTGGATGCGCAGCAAAAGGATGATTGGGGTGTGCCCTTATTGAAAATTGCGATCGATTATGATGATAACGACGCCAAAATGAAGAAAGATTATTTGGATACGCTCGAGGAGATGTTTGTCACGGCCGGTTTCACGAATATCCGTCGGGATGATCGTTGGCAGGCGCCAGGTTTGGACATCCATGAAATGGGCGGAGCGCGCATGGGCTTAGACCCCAAAACCTCTGTGCTCAACAAATGGAATCAAATGCACGATGTGCCCAATGTATTTGTGACGGATGGTGCGAGTATGACTTCTACATCAACGCAAAATCCATCGCTTACGTATATGGCATTTTCCGCACGATCGGTAGATTATGCCGTGAAAGAACTGAAGAAAGGCAATATTTAGCGAAGCGTTAAAACGACGGAAAGCGTTTAAAAAATATGCTTAACCCCAAAAGGTTAAGCATATTTTTTTGCTTTTTTTTAGCACATATTATTGCGAATAGTCTCTTTGATTTGAATTAATAATAAGGCTTGAAGGCAGGTTTCACGGGGTTCTATGCCGATTTGATGTAGTTAATATCGTTTTAGCTTATTTGCTAAAAGGTTTAAAGCTTAATTTAAATTTTCGGTAAAGTGTTTTTTTGTTCGGAATTAAATGTGTTAATTAGTGTTAACGTTATACTAATTTA
Coding sequences within it:
- a CDS encoding GMC oxidoreductase, with translation MANLNIDSEKERSYDAIVIGSGISGGWSAKELTERGLKTLVLERGRDVQHVKDYPTTNLYPWEFEHRGEMPYAVQQENPIVNRCYAFHEDAAHFFVKDKEHPYVQEKPFDWIRGYQVGGKSLLWARQTQRWSDFDFEGPARDGFAVDWPIRYADLAPWYDYVERFAGIAGDRDGLPELPDGQFLPGYPLNVVEKYFKQTIESKYPARKVISARCAHISKPEPIHIQQGRTQCQNRTLCQRGCPFGGYFSSNASTLPWAAKTGNMTLRPDSVVHSILYDKDKGRAIGVKVIDRNTKEEIDFFAKLIFVNAAAINTNLILLNSRSDRFPNGLGNDSETLGKYVGFHNYSARMYAEYEGLLDFKTEGRNPAGGGYIPRFRNLHKQETDYLRGYAAGFGAYRGSSADRSGLGEDLKNSLLNPKLGNWGVSSHMMGETIPKASNYVALDAQQKDDWGVPLLKIAIDYDDNDAKMKKDYLDTLEEMFVTAGFTNIRRDDRWQAPGLDIHEMGGARMGLDPKTSVLNKWNQMHDVPNVFVTDGASMTSTSTQNPSLTYMAFSARSVDYAVKELKKGNI
- a CDS encoding gluconate 2-dehydrogenase subunit 3 family protein encodes the protein MNRRSAIKQLFVLAGGMMIATSCSTNSKSASIALENIDFTASDEALLAELVEAIIPKTDSPGAKELNLHLFVMKMLDDCHSSADQEAFLQGLKDASEVSGKSAAEITAYLKTRGEEDVFLKLLKQHTIQGYLNSEYVMKNKLIYELVPGRYDGAVKVNG
- a CDS encoding HAD family hydrolase, whose protein sequence is MEQWEAVLFDLDGTLIDSEHFYYRSWQPILAENFGLTIDFDDWLRLFAGHTLLRNIEFLKTNWGIETSEAFMWKETRAAYAQADMRTIALMPHAEEILQQLKNAGKRIALVTSSYQTTVDTVLGHHGLLGYFEFFITRECVTQAKPNPEPYLQAVSRLQMPVAQIVAVEDTATGLRAAQTAGLACIAVSRQAVERARLTAADYIVENLREANDILL